Proteins co-encoded in one Rhopalosiphum maidis isolate BTI-1 chromosome 2, ASM367621v3, whole genome shotgun sequence genomic window:
- the LOC113554352 gene encoding dynamin isoform X8 — MAGNMGMEQLIPIVNKLQDAFTQLGVHMQLDLPQIAVVGGQSAGKSSVLENFVGRDFLPRGSGIVTRRPLILQLINSTLEYGEFLHCKGKKFADFDEIRREIENETDRMTGSNKGISNIPINLRVYSPNVLNLTLVDLPGMTKVPVGDQPPDIEHQIRSMLFTFVKRDNCLILAVTPANQDLANSDALKISKEVDPEGMRTIGVITKLDLMDEGTDARDILENKLLPLRRGYIGVVNRSQKDIDGRKDIKAALSAERKFFLGHPAYRHMADRLGTPYLQRVLNQQLTNHIRDTLPGLRDKLQKQLLTLEKDVEQFKYFRPDDPAIKTKAMLQMIQQLQSDFERTIEGSGSAQINTNELSGGAKINRLFHERFPFEIVKMEIDEKELRREIAFAIRNIHGIRVGLFTPDMAFEAIVKKQIARLKEPSLKCTDLVVNELSNVVRICTDKMSRYPRLREETERIITSYIRNREQMCKEQLILLVECELAYMNTNHEDFIGFAKYVTIDCILTIMKIINLLCIIILYCSAQQSSDNSNKTHKLGNQVIRKGWMCIHNLGIMKGGSRDYWFVLMSENISWFKDEEEREKKYMLPLDGLKIKDVEQGFMSRRHTFALFNPEGRNVYKDYKQLELSCETQDDVDSWKASFLRAGVYPEKSSDVSNSDEDGRESSTESTTSMDPVLERQVETIRNLVDSYMKIVTKSCRDLVPKIIMHLIINNSKDFINGELLAHLYASGDQSQMMEESAEEAVKREEMMRMYQACKEALRIIGDVSMATVTTPVPPPVKNDWLASSLDNPRLSPPSPGGAGRRGVPSNPTPANAASRAPPPPPASGRPAPAIPNRPGPEQGRQPPAPPGRPGGQGLPPPLIPSRR, encoded by the exons ggaTTTTCTTCCAAGAGGTTCTGGAATTGTAACTCGTCGTCCTCTTATTCTTCAATTGATTAATAGTACATTgg aatatggAGAATTTCTTCATTGCAAAGGAAAAAAGTTTGcagattttgatgaaattagaCGTGAAATAGAAAATGAAACCGATCGCATGACTGGATCTAATAAAGGAATTTCAAACATACCAATAAATTTGAGGGTATATTCTCCTAATG TGTTGAACCTGACCCTTGTTGATTTGCCTGGTATGACAAAAGTACCTGTTGGGGACCAACCTCCCGACATAGAGCATCAAATAAGATCAATGTTATTCACTTTTGTTAAACGAGATAATTGCCTGATTTTGGCTGTAACGCCAGCTAACCAGGATTTGGCCAACAGTGATGcattaaaaatttctaaagaAGTGGACCCTGAAG GTATGCGAACTATTGGTGTCATAACAAAATTGGATCTGATGGATGAAGGAACTGATGCTAGAGACATATTGGAGAATAAGCTTTTGCCTCTTAGACGTGGTTACATTGGTGTAGTAAACAGAAGTCAGAAAGATATCGATGGTCGTAAAGATATAAAAGCTGCTTTGAGCGCagaaagaaaattttttttggg GCACCCAGCTTATAGACACATGGCTGACAGACTTGGCACACCTTATTTGCAAAGAGTTTTGAATCAACAGCTCACAAATCATATTAGAGATACATTGCCAGGGCTTAGGGATAAATTACaa AAACAATTACTTACATTAGAAAAAGATGTGGaacagtttaaatattttaggccAGATGATCCCGCCATTAAAACCAAAGCAATGTTACA AATGATTCAACAACTTCAATCTGATTTTGAACGCACAATTGAAGGTTCTGGTTCTGCTCAGATAAATACCAATGAACTATCTGGAGGTGCTAAAATTAATCGTTTGTTCCACGAACGTTTCCCATTTGAAATTGTGAAAATGGAAATTGATGAAAAAGAACTAAGGAGAGAAATAGCATTTGCCATCAGAAACATTCATG gtataagagTGGGCTTATTTACACCTGATATGGCATTTGAAGCTATtgtgaaaaaacaaattgctAGATTGAAAGAACCATCACTGAAATGTACTGATCTCGTTGTTAATGAATTATCTAACGTAGTTAGAATTTGTACAGATAAG atgTCCAGGTATCCACGTTTACGAGAAGAAACAGAACGTATAATTACATCATATATTCGTAATCGTGAACAAATGTGTAAAGAACAGTTAATCTTATTGGTTGAATGTGAACTAGCCTATATGAATACAAACCATGAAGATTTTATTGGATTCGCAAAGTATGTAACAATTGACTGTATTTTAAccataatgaaaattattaatttattatgtattataatattgtattgtagtgCACAACAGTCATCTGATAACTCTAACAAAACTCATAAGCTTGGCAATCAGGTAATACGTAAAGGATGgatgtgtatacataatttgggCATTATGAAAGGAGGATCTAGGGATTATTGGTTTGTTTTAATGTCTGAAAACATCTCATGGTTCAAAGATGAAGAG GAAAGAGAAAAGAAATATATGTTACCATTAGATGGATTGAAAATCAAAGACGTTGAACAAGGTTTTATGTCACGTCGCCATACATTTGCGCTATTTAATCCAGAAGGCCGTAATGTTTACAAG gactACAAACAGCTTGAATTGAGTTGTGAAACACAAGATGATGTAGATTCTTGGAAGGCATCATTTTTACGTGCAGGTGTTTATCCAGAAAAGTCATCAGATGTATCTAACAGTGATGAg GATGGTCGTGAG AGCAGTACAGAATCAACTACATCTATGGATCCAGTTTTGGAAAGACAAGTGGAGACTATAAGAAATTTAGTTGATTCATATATGAAAATTGTTACAAAATCTTGTCGTGATCTAGtccctaaaattattatgcatttgatCATAAACAACTcaaaagattttataaatggaGAACTATTAGCTCATCTATATGCATCTGGTGATCag tctCAAATGATGGAAGAAAGTGCAGAAGAAGCCGTAAAACGTGAAGAAATGATGCGCATGTATCAAGCATGTAAAGAAGCATTGAGAATTATTGGTGATGTTTCAATGGCTACTGTTACCACACCCGTTCCACCACCAGTCAAGAATGATTGGCTTGCATCTAGTCTTGATAACCCAag gtTGTCTCCACCAAGTCCCGGTGGTGCTGGACGTAGAGGTGTACCTTCTAACCCAACACCTGCAAATGCTGCATCAAGAGCACCTCCTCCACCTCCAGCTTCGGGAAGACCAGCTCCAGCAATACCTAATAGACCTGGGCCTGAGCAGGGACGACAACCTCCTGCTCCACCTGGTAGGCCTGGTGGCCAGGGACTTCCTCCTCCTTTAATTCCTTC aCGCCGTTAA
- the LOC113554352 gene encoding dynamin isoform X3 yields the protein MAGNMGMEQLIPIVNKLQDAFTQLGVHMQLDLPQIAVVGGQSAGKSSVLENFVGRDFLPRGSGIVTRRPLILQLINSTLEYGEFLHCKGKKFADFDEIRREIENETDRMTGSNKGISNIPINLRVYSPNVLNLTLVDLPGMTKVPVGDQPPDIEHQIRSMLFTFVKRDNCLILAVTPANQDLANSDALKISKEVDPEGMRTIGVITKLDLMDEGTDARDILENKLLPLRRGYIGVVNRSQKDIDGRKDIKAALSAERKFFLGHPAYRHMADRLGTPYLQRVLNQQLTNHIRDTLPGLRDKLQKQLLTLEKDVEQFKYFRPDDPAIKTKAMLQMIQQLQSDFERTIEGSGSAQINTNELSGGAKINRLFHERFPFEIVKMEIDEKELRREIAFAIRNIHGIRVGLFTPDMAFEAIVKKQIARLKEPSLKCTDLVVNELSNVVRICTDKMSRYPRLREETERIITSYIRNREQMCKEQLILLVECELAYMNTNHEDFIGFAKYVTIDCILTIMKIINLLCIIILYCSAQQSSDNSNKTHKLGNQVIRKGWMCIHNLGIMKGGSRDYWFVLMSENISWFKDEEEREKKYMLPLDGLKIKDVEQGFMSRRHTFALFNPEGRNVYKDYKQLELSCETQDDVDSWKASFLRAGVYPEKSSDVSNSDEDGRESSTESTTSMDPVLERQVETIRNLVDSYMKIVTKSCRDLVPKIIMHLIINNSKDFINGELLAHLYASGDQSQMMEESAEEAVKREEMMRMYQACKEALRIIGDVSMATVTTPVPPPVKNDWLASSLDNPRLSPPSPGGAGRRGVPSNPTPANAASRAPPPPPASGRPAPAIPNRPGPEQGRQPPAPPGRPGGQGLPPPLIPSRPVNLVAAPRMQNRLHFQRN from the exons ggaTTTTCTTCCAAGAGGTTCTGGAATTGTAACTCGTCGTCCTCTTATTCTTCAATTGATTAATAGTACATTgg aatatggAGAATTTCTTCATTGCAAAGGAAAAAAGTTTGcagattttgatgaaattagaCGTGAAATAGAAAATGAAACCGATCGCATGACTGGATCTAATAAAGGAATTTCAAACATACCAATAAATTTGAGGGTATATTCTCCTAATG TGTTGAACCTGACCCTTGTTGATTTGCCTGGTATGACAAAAGTACCTGTTGGGGACCAACCTCCCGACATAGAGCATCAAATAAGATCAATGTTATTCACTTTTGTTAAACGAGATAATTGCCTGATTTTGGCTGTAACGCCAGCTAACCAGGATTTGGCCAACAGTGATGcattaaaaatttctaaagaAGTGGACCCTGAAG GTATGCGAACTATTGGTGTCATAACAAAATTGGATCTGATGGATGAAGGAACTGATGCTAGAGACATATTGGAGAATAAGCTTTTGCCTCTTAGACGTGGTTACATTGGTGTAGTAAACAGAAGTCAGAAAGATATCGATGGTCGTAAAGATATAAAAGCTGCTTTGAGCGCagaaagaaaattttttttggg GCACCCAGCTTATAGACACATGGCTGACAGACTTGGCACACCTTATTTGCAAAGAGTTTTGAATCAACAGCTCACAAATCATATTAGAGATACATTGCCAGGGCTTAGGGATAAATTACaa AAACAATTACTTACATTAGAAAAAGATGTGGaacagtttaaatattttaggccAGATGATCCCGCCATTAAAACCAAAGCAATGTTACA AATGATTCAACAACTTCAATCTGATTTTGAACGCACAATTGAAGGTTCTGGTTCTGCTCAGATAAATACCAATGAACTATCTGGAGGTGCTAAAATTAATCGTTTGTTCCACGAACGTTTCCCATTTGAAATTGTGAAAATGGAAATTGATGAAAAAGAACTAAGGAGAGAAATAGCATTTGCCATCAGAAACATTCATG gtataagagTGGGCTTATTTACACCTGATATGGCATTTGAAGCTATtgtgaaaaaacaaattgctAGATTGAAAGAACCATCACTGAAATGTACTGATCTCGTTGTTAATGAATTATCTAACGTAGTTAGAATTTGTACAGATAAG atgTCCAGGTATCCACGTTTACGAGAAGAAACAGAACGTATAATTACATCATATATTCGTAATCGTGAACAAATGTGTAAAGAACAGTTAATCTTATTGGTTGAATGTGAACTAGCCTATATGAATACAAACCATGAAGATTTTATTGGATTCGCAAAGTATGTAACAATTGACTGTATTTTAAccataatgaaaattattaatttattatgtattataatattgtattgtagtgCACAACAGTCATCTGATAACTCTAACAAAACTCATAAGCTTGGCAATCAGGTAATACGTAAAGGATGgatgtgtatacataatttgggCATTATGAAAGGAGGATCTAGGGATTATTGGTTTGTTTTAATGTCTGAAAACATCTCATGGTTCAAAGATGAAGAG GAAAGAGAAAAGAAATATATGTTACCATTAGATGGATTGAAAATCAAAGACGTTGAACAAGGTTTTATGTCACGTCGCCATACATTTGCGCTATTTAATCCAGAAGGCCGTAATGTTTACAAG gactACAAACAGCTTGAATTGAGTTGTGAAACACAAGATGATGTAGATTCTTGGAAGGCATCATTTTTACGTGCAGGTGTTTATCCAGAAAAGTCATCAGATGTATCTAACAGTGATGAg GATGGTCGTGAG AGCAGTACAGAATCAACTACATCTATGGATCCAGTTTTGGAAAGACAAGTGGAGACTATAAGAAATTTAGTTGATTCATATATGAAAATTGTTACAAAATCTTGTCGTGATCTAGtccctaaaattattatgcatttgatCATAAACAACTcaaaagattttataaatggaGAACTATTAGCTCATCTATATGCATCTGGTGATCag tctCAAATGATGGAAGAAAGTGCAGAAGAAGCCGTAAAACGTGAAGAAATGATGCGCATGTATCAAGCATGTAAAGAAGCATTGAGAATTATTGGTGATGTTTCAATGGCTACTGTTACCACACCCGTTCCACCACCAGTCAAGAATGATTGGCTTGCATCTAGTCTTGATAACCCAag gtTGTCTCCACCAAGTCCCGGTGGTGCTGGACGTAGAGGTGTACCTTCTAACCCAACACCTGCAAATGCTGCATCAAGAGCACCTCCTCCACCTCCAGCTTCGGGAAGACCAGCTCCAGCAATACCTAATAGACCTGGGCCTGAGCAGGGACGACAACCTCCTGCTCCACCTGGTAGGCCTGGTGGCCAGGGACTTCCTCCTCCTTTAATTCCTTC gcgACCTGTTAATTTAGTAGCCGCTCCGCGTATGCAAAATCGACTGCACTTTCAacggaattaa
- the LOC113554352 gene encoding dynamin isoform X7 — MAGNMGMEQLIPIVNKLQDAFTQLGVHMQLDLPQIAVVGGQSAGKSSVLENFVGRDFLPRGSGIVTRRPLILQLINSTLEYGEFLHCKGKKFADFDEIRREIENETDRMTGSNKGISNIPINLRVYSPNVLNITMIDLPGLTKVPVGDQPADIEQQIKDMLFQFITKETCLILAVSPANADLATSDALQIAKQVDPDGMRTIGVITKLDLMDEGTDARDILENKLLPLRRGYIGVVNRSQKDIDGRKDIKAALSAERKFFLGHPAYRHMADRLGTPYLQRVLNQQLTNHIRDTLPGLRDKLQKQLLTLEKDVEQFKYFRPDDPAIKTKAMLQMIQQLQSDFERTIEGSGSAQINTNELSGGAKINRLFHERFPFEIVKMEIDEKELRREIAFAIRNIHGIRVGLFTPDMAFEAIVKKQIARLKEPSLKCTDLVVNELSNVVRICTDKMSRYPRLREETERIITSYIRNREQMCKEQLILLVECELAYMNTNHEDFIGFANAQQSSDNSNKTHKLGNQVIRKGWMCIHNLGIMKGGSRDYWFVLMSENISWFKDEEEREKKYMLPLDGLKIKDVEQGFMSRRHTFALFNPEGRNVYKDYKQLELSCETQDDVDSWKASFLRAGVYPEKSSDVSNSDESSTESTTSMDPVLERQVETIRNLVDSYMKIVTKSCRDLVPKIIMHLIINNSKDFINGELLAHLYASGDQSQMMEESAEEAVKREEMMRMYQACKEALRIIGDVSMATVTTPVPPPVKNDWLASSLDNPRLSPPSPGGAGRRGVPSNPTPANAASRAPPPPPASGRPAPAIPNRPGPEQGRQPPAPPGRPGGQGLPPPLIPSRGSMPQIPQRVQQAVGQAVAQVAVNELTNAFANRFK; from the exons ggaTTTTCTTCCAAGAGGTTCTGGAATTGTAACTCGTCGTCCTCTTATTCTTCAATTGATTAATAGTACATTgg aatatggAGAATTTCTTCATTGCAAAGGAAAAAAGTTTGcagattttgatgaaattagaCGTGAAATAGAAAATGAAACCGATCGCATGACTGGATCTAATAAAGGAATTTCAAACATACCAATAAATTTGAGGGTATATTCTCCTAATG TTTTAAACATCACTATGATCGACTTGCCTGGTTTGACAAAAGTGCCAGTGGGTGATCAACCAGCTGACATTGAACAACAAATCAAAGACATGCTGTTCCAATTTATCACAAAAGAAACTTGTCTTATACTGGCTGTTTCTCCAGCTAATGCCGATTTGGCTACTTCAGATGCCTTACAAATTGCAAAACAAGTTGACCCAGACG GTATGCGAACTATTGGTGTCATAACAAAATTGGATCTGATGGATGAAGGAACTGATGCTAGAGACATATTGGAGAATAAGCTTTTGCCTCTTAGACGTGGTTACATTGGTGTAGTAAACAGAAGTCAGAAAGATATCGATGGTCGTAAAGATATAAAAGCTGCTTTGAGCGCagaaagaaaattttttttggg GCACCCAGCTTATAGACACATGGCTGACAGACTTGGCACACCTTATTTGCAAAGAGTTTTGAATCAACAGCTCACAAATCATATTAGAGATACATTGCCAGGGCTTAGGGATAAATTACaa AAACAATTACTTACATTAGAAAAAGATGTGGaacagtttaaatattttaggccAGATGATCCCGCCATTAAAACCAAAGCAATGTTACA AATGATTCAACAACTTCAATCTGATTTTGAACGCACAATTGAAGGTTCTGGTTCTGCTCAGATAAATACCAATGAACTATCTGGAGGTGCTAAAATTAATCGTTTGTTCCACGAACGTTTCCCATTTGAAATTGTGAAAATGGAAATTGATGAAAAAGAACTAAGGAGAGAAATAGCATTTGCCATCAGAAACATTCATG gtataagagTGGGCTTATTTACACCTGATATGGCATTTGAAGCTATtgtgaaaaaacaaattgctAGATTGAAAGAACCATCACTGAAATGTACTGATCTCGTTGTTAATGAATTATCTAACGTAGTTAGAATTTGTACAGATAAG atgTCCAGGTATCCACGTTTACGAGAAGAAACAGAACGTATAATTACATCATATATTCGTAATCGTGAACAAATGTGTAAAGAACAGTTAATCTTATTGGTTGAATGTGAACTAGCCTATATGAATACAAACCATGAAGATTTTATTGGATTCGCAAA tgCACAACAGTCATCTGATAACTCTAACAAAACTCATAAGCTTGGCAATCAGGTAATACGTAAAGGATGgatgtgtatacataatttgggCATTATGAAAGGAGGATCTAGGGATTATTGGTTTGTTTTAATGTCTGAAAACATCTCATGGTTCAAAGATGAAGAG GAAAGAGAAAAGAAATATATGTTACCATTAGATGGATTGAAAATCAAAGACGTTGAACAAGGTTTTATGTCACGTCGCCATACATTTGCGCTATTTAATCCAGAAGGCCGTAATGTTTACAAG gactACAAACAGCTTGAATTGAGTTGTGAAACACAAGATGATGTAGATTCTTGGAAGGCATCATTTTTACGTGCAGGTGTTTATCCAGAAAAGTCATCAGATGTATCTAACAGTGATGAg AGCAGTACAGAATCAACTACATCTATGGATCCAGTTTTGGAAAGACAAGTGGAGACTATAAGAAATTTAGTTGATTCATATATGAAAATTGTTACAAAATCTTGTCGTGATCTAGtccctaaaattattatgcatttgatCATAAACAACTcaaaagattttataaatggaGAACTATTAGCTCATCTATATGCATCTGGTGATCag tctCAAATGATGGAAGAAAGTGCAGAAGAAGCCGTAAAACGTGAAGAAATGATGCGCATGTATCAAGCATGTAAAGAAGCATTGAGAATTATTGGTGATGTTTCAATGGCTACTGTTACCACACCCGTTCCACCACCAGTCAAGAATGATTGGCTTGCATCTAGTCTTGATAACCCAag gtTGTCTCCACCAAGTCCCGGTGGTGCTGGACGTAGAGGTGTACCTTCTAACCCAACACCTGCAAATGCTGCATCAAGAGCACCTCCTCCACCTCCAGCTTCGGGAAGACCAGCTCCAGCAATACCTAATAGACCTGGGCCTGAGCAGGGACGACAACCTCCTGCTCCACCTGGTAGGCCTGGTGGCCAGGGACTTCCTCCTCCTTTAATTCCTTC GCGAGGATCAATGCCGCAAATACCGCAACGTGTACAGCAAGCTGTCGGCCAAGCTGTGGCACAAGTAGCTGTCAATGAGCTTACCAATGCTTTTGCCAACCGTTTCAAATAA
- the LOC113554352 gene encoding dynamin isoform X2 has translation MAGNMGMEQLIPIVNKLQDAFTQLGVHMQLDLPQIAVVGGQSAGKSSVLENFVGRDFLPRGSGIVTRRPLILQLINSTLEYGEFLHCKGKKFADFDEIRREIENETDRMTGSNKGISNIPINLRVYSPNVLNLTLVDLPGMTKVPVGDQPPDIEHQIRSMLFTFVKRDNCLILAVTPANQDLANSDALKISKEVDPEGMRTIGVITKLDLMDEGTDARDILENKLLPLRRGYIGVVNRSQKDIDGRKDIKAALSAERKFFLGHPAYRHMADRLGTPYLQRVLNQQLTNHIRDTLPGLRDKLQKQLLTLEKDVEQFKYFRPDDPAIKTKAMLQMIQQLQSDFERTIEGSGSAQINTNELSGGAKINRLFHERFPFEIVKMEIDEKELRREIAFAIRNIHGIRVGLFTPDMAFEAIVKKQIARLKEPSLKCTDLVVNELSNVVRICTDKMSRYPRLREETERIITSYIRNREQMCKEQLILLVECELAYMNTNHEDFIGFAKYVTIDCILTIMKIINLLCIIILYCSAQQSSDNSNKTHKLGNQVIRKGWMCIHNLGIMKGGSRDYWFVLMSENISWFKDEEEREKKYMLPLDGLKIKDVEQGFMSRRHTFALFNPEGRNVYKDYKQLELSCETQDDVDSWKASFLRAGVYPEKSSDVSNSDESSTESTTSMDPVLERQVETIRNLVDSYMKIVTKSCRDLVPKIIMHLIINNSKDFINGELLAHLYASGDQSQMMEESAEEAVKREEMMRMYQACKEALRIIGDVSMATVTTPVPPPVKNDWLASSLDNPRLSPPSPGGAGRRGVPSNPTPANAASRAPPPPPASGRPAPAIPNRPGPEQGRQPPAPPGRPGGQGLPPPLIPSRGSMPQIPQRVQQAVGQAVAQVAVNELTNAFANRFK, from the exons ggaTTTTCTTCCAAGAGGTTCTGGAATTGTAACTCGTCGTCCTCTTATTCTTCAATTGATTAATAGTACATTgg aatatggAGAATTTCTTCATTGCAAAGGAAAAAAGTTTGcagattttgatgaaattagaCGTGAAATAGAAAATGAAACCGATCGCATGACTGGATCTAATAAAGGAATTTCAAACATACCAATAAATTTGAGGGTATATTCTCCTAATG TGTTGAACCTGACCCTTGTTGATTTGCCTGGTATGACAAAAGTACCTGTTGGGGACCAACCTCCCGACATAGAGCATCAAATAAGATCAATGTTATTCACTTTTGTTAAACGAGATAATTGCCTGATTTTGGCTGTAACGCCAGCTAACCAGGATTTGGCCAACAGTGATGcattaaaaatttctaaagaAGTGGACCCTGAAG GTATGCGAACTATTGGTGTCATAACAAAATTGGATCTGATGGATGAAGGAACTGATGCTAGAGACATATTGGAGAATAAGCTTTTGCCTCTTAGACGTGGTTACATTGGTGTAGTAAACAGAAGTCAGAAAGATATCGATGGTCGTAAAGATATAAAAGCTGCTTTGAGCGCagaaagaaaattttttttggg GCACCCAGCTTATAGACACATGGCTGACAGACTTGGCACACCTTATTTGCAAAGAGTTTTGAATCAACAGCTCACAAATCATATTAGAGATACATTGCCAGGGCTTAGGGATAAATTACaa AAACAATTACTTACATTAGAAAAAGATGTGGaacagtttaaatattttaggccAGATGATCCCGCCATTAAAACCAAAGCAATGTTACA AATGATTCAACAACTTCAATCTGATTTTGAACGCACAATTGAAGGTTCTGGTTCTGCTCAGATAAATACCAATGAACTATCTGGAGGTGCTAAAATTAATCGTTTGTTCCACGAACGTTTCCCATTTGAAATTGTGAAAATGGAAATTGATGAAAAAGAACTAAGGAGAGAAATAGCATTTGCCATCAGAAACATTCATG gtataagagTGGGCTTATTTACACCTGATATGGCATTTGAAGCTATtgtgaaaaaacaaattgctAGATTGAAAGAACCATCACTGAAATGTACTGATCTCGTTGTTAATGAATTATCTAACGTAGTTAGAATTTGTACAGATAAG atgTCCAGGTATCCACGTTTACGAGAAGAAACAGAACGTATAATTACATCATATATTCGTAATCGTGAACAAATGTGTAAAGAACAGTTAATCTTATTGGTTGAATGTGAACTAGCCTATATGAATACAAACCATGAAGATTTTATTGGATTCGCAAAGTATGTAACAATTGACTGTATTTTAAccataatgaaaattattaatttattatgtattataatattgtattgtagtgCACAACAGTCATCTGATAACTCTAACAAAACTCATAAGCTTGGCAATCAGGTAATACGTAAAGGATGgatgtgtatacataatttgggCATTATGAAAGGAGGATCTAGGGATTATTGGTTTGTTTTAATGTCTGAAAACATCTCATGGTTCAAAGATGAAGAG GAAAGAGAAAAGAAATATATGTTACCATTAGATGGATTGAAAATCAAAGACGTTGAACAAGGTTTTATGTCACGTCGCCATACATTTGCGCTATTTAATCCAGAAGGCCGTAATGTTTACAAG gactACAAACAGCTTGAATTGAGTTGTGAAACACAAGATGATGTAGATTCTTGGAAGGCATCATTTTTACGTGCAGGTGTTTATCCAGAAAAGTCATCAGATGTATCTAACAGTGATGAg AGCAGTACAGAATCAACTACATCTATGGATCCAGTTTTGGAAAGACAAGTGGAGACTATAAGAAATTTAGTTGATTCATATATGAAAATTGTTACAAAATCTTGTCGTGATCTAGtccctaaaattattatgcatttgatCATAAACAACTcaaaagattttataaatggaGAACTATTAGCTCATCTATATGCATCTGGTGATCag tctCAAATGATGGAAGAAAGTGCAGAAGAAGCCGTAAAACGTGAAGAAATGATGCGCATGTATCAAGCATGTAAAGAAGCATTGAGAATTATTGGTGATGTTTCAATGGCTACTGTTACCACACCCGTTCCACCACCAGTCAAGAATGATTGGCTTGCATCTAGTCTTGATAACCCAag gtTGTCTCCACCAAGTCCCGGTGGTGCTGGACGTAGAGGTGTACCTTCTAACCCAACACCTGCAAATGCTGCATCAAGAGCACCTCCTCCACCTCCAGCTTCGGGAAGACCAGCTCCAGCAATACCTAATAGACCTGGGCCTGAGCAGGGACGACAACCTCCTGCTCCACCTGGTAGGCCTGGTGGCCAGGGACTTCCTCCTCCTTTAATTCCTTC GCGAGGATCAATGCCGCAAATACCGCAACGTGTACAGCAAGCTGTCGGCCAAGCTGTGGCACAAGTAGCTGTCAATGAGCTTACCAATGCTTTTGCCAACCGTTTCAAATAA